One window of Catharus ustulatus isolate bCatUst1 chromosome 3, bCatUst1.pri.v2, whole genome shotgun sequence genomic DNA carries:
- the CYRIA gene encoding CYFIP-related Rac1 interactor A isoform X5 gives MRNQMGNLLKVLTCTELDQGPNFFLDFENAQPTDGEREVWNQISAVLQDSESMLADLQAYKGAGQEIRDAIQNPNDIQLQEKAWNSVCPLVVRLKRFYEFSLRLEKALQSLLESLTCPPYTPTQHLEREQALAKEFAEILHFTLRFDELKMRNPAIQNDFSYYRRTISRNRINNMHLDIENEVNNEMANRMSLFYAEATPMLKTLSNATTHFVSENKTLPIENTTDCLSTMASVCKVMLETPEYRSRFTSEETLMFCMRVMVGVIILYDHVHPVGAFSKTSKIDWHASVPR, from the exons ATGAG gaACCAAATGGGAAATCTTTTAAAAGTTCTCACTTGCACAGAGCTTGATCAGGGGCCAAATTTTTTCCTTGACTTTGAAA aTGCACAGCCCACAGATGGAGAAAGGGAGGTCTGGAACCAGATCAGTGCAGTTTTACAGGACTCAGAAAGCATGCTTGCAGACCTTCAGGCTTACAAAGGAGCTGGACAAGAAATTAGAGAT gcaATACAAAATCCCAATGATATCCAGCTGCAAGAAAAAGCTTGGAATTCAGTCTGTCCCCTGGTTGTAAGGCTAAAGCGCTTTTATGAGTTTTCACTCAGATTAG AGAAAGCCCTGCAGAGTTTACTGGAATCCTTGACGTGCCCTCCCTACACACCAACTCAGCACTTGGAACGGGAACAGGCTCTAGCAAAAGAGTTTGCAGAAATCTTACATTTTACTCTTCGTTTTGATGAACTTAAG ATGAGAAATCCAGCCATTCAGAATGACTTCAGTTATTACAGGCGGACAATAAGTCGCAACAGGATAAACAACATGCAT CTAGACATTGAGAATGAAGTGAACAATGAAATGGCCAATAGGATGTCCCTGTTCTATGCAGAGGCCACACCAATGCTGAAAACCCTCAGTAATGCAACGACACACTTTGTATCAGAA AACAAAACATTACCAATTGAAAATACAACAGACTGTCTAAGTACTATGGCCAGTGTATGTAAAGTCATGCTGGAAACACC agagTACAGGAGTAGATTCACCAGTGAAGAGACCCTTATGTTCTGCATGCGAGTAATGGTGGGAGTTATTATTCTGTACGATCACGTTCATCCTGTGGGAGCTTTCTCAAAGACATCAAAGATTGAT